In Sphingobacterium thalpophilum, a genomic segment contains:
- a CDS encoding OsmC family protein has translation MRRKATAQWNGNLKEGKGSLTTDSTALDHTQYSFSTRFENGIGTNPEELLAAAHAGCFTMQLSAYLSESGFVPEELTTVSTIVFENGSIVRSELELKGKVPTITEAEFQTIAHKAKENCPVSKAFSFEKTLDAKLL, from the coding sequence AGAAGGAAAAGGTAGTCTGACTACAGACAGTACAGCGTTGGATCATACGCAATATTCATTTTCGACACGTTTTGAAAATGGTATTGGGACAAATCCCGAAGAATTATTGGCAGCAGCGCATGCTGGATGTTTCACCATGCAATTGAGCGCTTATCTTTCTGAGTCTGGTTTTGTTCCCGAGGAATTAACGACAGTGTCGACAATTGTTTTCGAAAATGGTTCAATTGTACGGTCCGAACTGGAGCTGAAAGGAAAGGTCCCAACGATTACCGAAGCTGAGTTTCAAACAATAGCGCATAAAGCGAAGGAAAACTGTCCTGTGAGTAAGGCTTTTAGTTTCGAGAAAACCTTAGATGCAAAGCTACTATGA
- a CDS encoding cation-translocating P-type ATPase produces the protein MKESNVQTELNVSGMHCANCAISIHKYLENNGAKDIYVDFASDEVKFSEIPLEQIPVLVKGIESLGYKVISGKDKKPSFWKSIDFKFLCCLIFTIPLWSHMFMDLPILHDPYIQLALCVPVYIIGFSYFGISAFRSIWNKMPNMDVLIFVGSTAAFSYSLIGTYYNLGHDYLFYETCATIITLVFLGNVLEKRAVTKTTSAIKELVKYQDIPAIKIEDDQEVEILARDIKSGDILKVNSGNQIPVDGDILEGQAWVDESMLTGESLPIEKLKYDAVIGGTLLTEGNIRIVATKVGSKSVLYQIIQLIKDAQSKKPPIQKFGDKVAAYFVPIVVTISFFTFFITYFIAQLPLQQSLMNAIATLVVSCPCAMGLATPTAVMVGLGRAAKKGILIKGGSTIEEMSDLKQMVFDKTGTLTTGDFNIKAIQTFGIEQSQVESIIAQLESYSSHPIAKSIRKQLKEIKSYRIIFKEVNEIKGKGIFATDTNGNNYSICNAKLGEKDYSNRYDLALTINGVVIAGIVLEDQIKPYAKELIQYLKDKGIRPILLSGDRQSKCERTAQKLGIADVYWDKSPEEKLEILFKLKKNGPTAMVGDGINDAPALAAADVGISLGDSTHIAIQSAKVVLLNNDLKSIEKLLKIGHHTLLTIKQNLFWAFAYNIVAIPLAAVGFLGPMLAALSMAFSDLIVIGNSIRLRFKKIK, from the coding sequence ATGAAGGAATCGAACGTGCAAACTGAACTTAACGTAAGCGGAATGCATTGTGCAAATTGTGCTATTTCAATCCACAAATACCTAGAAAACAACGGCGCTAAGGATATCTACGTCGATTTCGCCTCAGATGAAGTGAAATTTTCGGAGATCCCCCTGGAACAAATACCTGTGCTAGTCAAAGGTATCGAGTCTTTGGGTTACAAAGTTATTTCGGGTAAGGATAAGAAGCCTAGCTTTTGGAAATCTATTGATTTTAAGTTCCTTTGCTGCCTCATCTTCACCATACCCCTGTGGAGCCACATGTTTATGGACTTACCCATTCTGCATGATCCGTATATCCAACTTGCGCTATGTGTCCCAGTTTATATTATTGGTTTTTCCTATTTTGGAATCAGCGCATTCCGTTCCATCTGGAACAAAATGCCCAATATGGATGTACTCATCTTTGTTGGATCTACAGCTGCGTTTAGCTATAGCCTCATTGGAACATATTATAATCTAGGACATGATTACCTGTTCTACGAAACATGCGCAACAATTATAACATTGGTATTTTTGGGTAATGTCCTCGAAAAAAGAGCCGTTACCAAAACCACATCAGCAATCAAAGAGTTGGTTAAATATCAAGATATACCTGCTATTAAAATTGAAGACGACCAAGAAGTAGAGATATTAGCCCGAGACATTAAATCAGGTGATATTTTAAAGGTAAATTCCGGAAATCAGATACCTGTTGATGGCGATATTTTGGAAGGACAGGCTTGGGTGGACGAATCTATGCTAACCGGAGAAAGTCTACCTATTGAAAAACTCAAATATGATGCTGTCATTGGTGGGACGTTACTAACTGAAGGAAATATCAGAATCGTGGCGACCAAAGTTGGGTCCAAAAGTGTACTGTATCAGATTATTCAATTAATTAAAGATGCGCAAAGTAAAAAGCCACCTATTCAAAAATTCGGTGATAAAGTAGCCGCTTATTTCGTCCCAATCGTCGTTACGATATCATTTTTCACTTTTTTTATTACTTACTTTATTGCACAATTACCGCTCCAACAATCCCTCATGAATGCGATAGCTACACTTGTTGTATCTTGCCCATGCGCCATGGGGTTAGCAACACCTACAGCTGTCATGGTTGGTCTAGGAAGAGCTGCAAAAAAAGGCATACTGATCAAAGGCGGAAGCACCATTGAGGAGATGTCCGATCTCAAACAGATGGTATTTGACAAAACGGGCACCTTAACAACTGGCGATTTTAATATCAAAGCGATTCAGACCTTTGGTATTGAACAATCGCAGGTCGAATCGATCATAGCACAATTGGAGAGTTATTCGAGTCATCCGATTGCCAAGTCGATCCGAAAACAACTCAAGGAGATAAAATCTTACCGCATTATCTTCAAGGAAGTCAATGAAATAAAAGGGAAAGGGATATTTGCTACAGACACAAATGGTAATAACTATTCCATTTGCAATGCAAAACTTGGTGAAAAGGATTACTCCAATCGCTATGATCTTGCCTTAACAATCAATGGCGTTGTAATTGCTGGCATTGTATTGGAAGATCAGATTAAGCCTTATGCAAAGGAACTCATCCAGTACCTCAAAGATAAAGGGATACGCCCTATTCTTTTGAGTGGGGATCGACAAAGTAAATGTGAACGCACAGCACAAAAGCTTGGTATTGCTGATGTATACTGGGATAAGTCGCCAGAAGAAAAACTAGAGATATTGTTCAAGCTCAAAAAGAATGGTCCTACCGCAATGGTTGGCGACGGTATCAATGACGCTCCGGCATTAGCTGCTGCCGATGTTGGCATCTCGCTCGGTGATTCGACACATATTGCTATTCAATCGGCAAAGGTGGTTTTATTAAACAATGATCTCAAATCCATTGAAAAGCTGCTAAAGATTGGTCACCATACCCTATTGACAATAAAACAAAATCTATTTTGGGCCTTCGCGTACAATATTGTGGCCATACCGCTTGCGGCTGTGGGCTTTCTCGGACCTATGCTTGCAGCCTTAAGCATGGCCTTTTCAGACTTAATTGTCATAGGCAATTCGATTCGGCTCCGTTTTAAAAAAATCAAATAA
- the gyrA gene encoding DNA gyrase subunit A — MAEETENDNNLVPANDRIIPINIEDQMKSAYIDYSMSVIVSRALPDARDGMKPVHRRVLYGMLDLGVTSGKPYKKSARIVGDVLGKYHPHGDSSVYDTMVRMAQDWSLRYPLVDGQGNYGSIDGDPPAAMRYTEARLKKIAEEMLSDINKDTVDFQNNFDDSLQEPTVLPTRIPNLLVNGASGIAVGMATNMAPHNLSEVIDGTIAFIDNRDIEVPELMQHIKGPDFPTGALIYGYAGVQDACNTGRGRIVMRAKAEIEATKSGREQIIVTEIPYQVNKANMIERTAELVNEKKLEGISAIRDESDRTGMRIVYDIKRDANANVVLNNLFKYTALQTSFSVNNIALVKGRPMLLNLKDMIHEFVEHRHDVIVRRTRYELAEAEKRAHILEGYLIALDHLDEVIKLIRNSDTPEDARVGLMEKFGLSDLQARAILDMTLRRLTGLERDKIKEEYAELMKTIDYLKSILEDEELRMKIIKDELIEIKEKYGDERRSQIVHSAEDMRMEDFIDDEEIVITISHNSYVKRTPLSEYKRQGRGGRGSIGTNTREEDFTEHIITASAHNYMLLFTEAGRCFWLRAFEIPEGSRTSRGRALQNIINVPKEEKIKAFILVKNLKDQEYLENNFIIMCTKKGTIKKTSLEAYSRPRANGINAININEGDQLIEACLTTGSSEIVMALRSGRAIRFNESTVRPMGRTATGVRGITLGAESDEVIGMISVNDSETTVLVVSEKGYGKRTDIEDYRVTNRGGKGVKTINVTDKTGKLVAIKGVTDNEDLMIINKSGIVIRIAVEELRVMGRATQGVRLINLKDNDEIASITKVDREEESEEESELTEESTENGDSTSEENTDSNEE, encoded by the coding sequence ATGGCTGAAGAAACAGAAAACGACAACAATCTTGTTCCGGCAAACGACCGGATTATCCCAATCAACATCGAGGATCAGATGAAGTCTGCCTACATTGACTATTCCATGTCTGTCATTGTATCAAGAGCACTTCCTGATGCCCGTGATGGCATGAAACCAGTACACAGACGTGTTCTTTATGGCATGCTGGACTTAGGGGTTACCAGTGGCAAGCCTTACAAAAAGTCTGCCCGTATCGTCGGTGACGTATTAGGTAAGTATCACCCACATGGTGATTCGTCCGTTTATGACACCATGGTTCGTATGGCTCAAGATTGGAGTTTACGCTACCCTTTGGTAGATGGTCAAGGTAACTACGGTTCCATTGATGGCGATCCACCTGCGGCGATGCGTTATACTGAGGCAAGATTAAAGAAAATTGCCGAGGAAATGCTATCCGATATCAACAAAGATACTGTTGATTTCCAAAATAACTTTGACGATTCCTTACAAGAACCAACAGTCCTTCCTACGCGTATTCCAAACCTCCTGGTAAATGGAGCTTCGGGTATTGCTGTAGGTATGGCTACAAATATGGCTCCACATAACCTATCTGAGGTTATCGATGGTACAATCGCTTTTATTGATAATCGTGATATTGAGGTTCCAGAATTGATGCAGCACATCAAAGGCCCAGACTTCCCTACAGGCGCATTGATCTACGGCTATGCCGGGGTTCAAGATGCTTGTAATACGGGACGTGGCCGTATTGTCATGCGTGCAAAAGCTGAAATAGAGGCAACCAAGTCTGGAAGAGAGCAGATTATTGTTACCGAAATTCCCTATCAGGTGAACAAGGCGAATATGATCGAGCGTACAGCCGAACTGGTTAATGAGAAGAAACTAGAAGGTATCTCTGCCATCCGTGATGAATCGGACCGTACGGGTATGCGTATTGTGTACGACATCAAACGTGATGCAAATGCAAATGTTGTTTTAAACAATTTGTTTAAATATACAGCGCTACAAACTTCATTTTCAGTAAACAACATTGCTTTAGTTAAAGGAAGGCCAATGCTGTTGAATCTGAAAGATATGATTCATGAGTTTGTGGAGCATAGACATGATGTAATCGTTAGACGTACACGCTATGAACTGGCAGAAGCTGAAAAACGTGCTCATATTCTAGAAGGGTATTTAATTGCTTTAGATCATTTGGATGAAGTCATCAAATTGATCCGTAACTCGGATACACCAGAAGATGCACGCGTTGGATTAATGGAGAAATTTGGCCTGTCCGACCTTCAGGCTCGCGCGATCCTCGATATGACCTTACGTCGTCTAACAGGACTGGAACGTGATAAGATTAAAGAGGAATATGCTGAATTGATGAAAACAATTGACTATTTGAAATCGATATTGGAAGACGAAGAGCTTCGTATGAAAATTATCAAAGACGAGTTGATTGAAATCAAGGAAAAATACGGCGACGAACGTAGATCTCAGATTGTACACTCTGCTGAAGATATGCGTATGGAAGATTTTATTGATGATGAAGAAATCGTTATCACAATCTCCCACAATAGTTACGTAAAACGTACTCCATTATCCGAGTACAAACGCCAAGGCCGCGGTGGTCGTGGATCAATTGGCACAAACACACGCGAAGAAGATTTTACCGAGCACATCATCACAGCCTCAGCACATAATTATATGCTGCTATTTACAGAGGCAGGTCGCTGTTTCTGGTTGCGTGCATTTGAGATTCCTGAAGGAAGCCGTACTTCTAGAGGTCGTGCCCTTCAAAATATCATCAATGTTCCAAAAGAAGAAAAAATCAAGGCCTTCATCCTGGTGAAGAACTTGAAAGACCAAGAATATTTGGAAAACAACTTCATTATTATGTGTACAAAAAAAGGTACGATTAAGAAGACGTCGTTGGAAGCCTATTCTCGTCCAAGAGCAAACGGTATCAATGCCATCAATATCAATGAAGGCGATCAATTAATTGAAGCTTGTTTGACTACTGGAAGTAGTGAAATTGTCATGGCTCTCCGTTCTGGTCGAGCAATTCGTTTCAATGAATCTACAGTTCGTCCAATGGGCAGAACGGCAACAGGTGTACGTGGTATCACCTTGGGAGCTGAAAGTGACGAAGTGATTGGCATGATTAGTGTGAATGATTCGGAAACTACCGTGTTGGTCGTTTCTGAAAAAGGATACGGAAAACGGACAGATATCGAGGATTATCGCGTAACGAATCGTGGTGGTAAAGGTGTGAAAACAATCAACGTTACAGATAAAACAGGCAAACTCGTTGCGATAAAAGGCGTTACAGACAACGAAGATTTAATGATCATCAACAAGTCTGGTATTGTTATCCGTATTGCTGTGGAAGAATTAAGAGTAATGGGACGTGCAACACAAGGTGTAAGACTCATTAATTTAAAAGATAACGACGAGATCGCTTCTATTACGAAAGTCGATCGTGAAGAAGAATCTGAAGAAGAGTCTGAACTGACCGAAGAGTCAACGGAAAATGGCGATTCGACTTCTGAAGAAAACACGGACTCAAACGAAGAATAA
- a CDS encoding methylglyoxal synthase: MKKTIALIAHDGKKPEMVAFVKDHQELLERANIIATGTTGSYVRQTGLPVELKLSGPMGGDAQIAALAAERKVDGIIFFRDPLGKHAHEPDIQMLMRVCDLYNVPLATNPATGSLIIEGLLEDVES; encoded by the coding sequence ATGAAAAAAACAATTGCACTAATAGCCCACGACGGCAAAAAACCTGAAATGGTCGCATTTGTCAAAGACCACCAGGAATTATTGGAGCGCGCCAATATCATTGCCACAGGTACTACGGGCTCTTACGTCAGACAGACAGGCTTGCCTGTGGAATTGAAATTGAGTGGCCCCATGGGTGGTGATGCACAAATCGCAGCTTTAGCGGCCGAAAGAAAAGTTGATGGTATTATTTTCTTTCGCGATCCACTAGGAAAACACGCACATGAACCAGATATTCAAATGCTCATGCGTGTATGTGATCTTTATAATGTCCCTTTGGCAACAAACCCTGCAACAGGAAGCCTCATCATTGAAGGGCTATTAGAGGACGTTGAATCATAA
- a CDS encoding FKBP-type peptidyl-prolyl cis-trans isomerase, which yields MVQRKKNKLSLAALAEKNLEAGKVFLEKYAQQEGAVVCASGLHYKVLTKGAGQIPKKSAKVICHYKGELLDGTVFDSSYKRKRPETFYINELIVGWQEAISMMPVGSIWEVCLPPKLAYGKEELLPRKGGECTLIFQIELIAILA from the coding sequence TTGGTTCAGAGAAAGAAAAATAAGTTAAGTTTAGCAGCGCTTGCGGAAAAGAATTTGGAGGCTGGAAAGGTCTTTTTGGAAAAGTATGCACAACAGGAAGGTGCTGTTGTATGTGCATCGGGTTTGCACTATAAGGTATTAACAAAAGGGGCGGGGCAGATTCCCAAAAAGTCAGCGAAGGTTATCTGCCATTATAAAGGTGAGCTTTTAGATGGAACTGTATTCGATAGTTCCTATAAGCGGAAGCGTCCCGAAACGTTTTATATCAATGAACTCATAGTCGGTTGGCAAGAAGCGATTTCAATGATGCCCGTTGGGTCAATCTGGGAAGTGTGTCTTCCACCAAAGCTGGCTTATGGAAAGGAAGAATTGTTACCTCGAAAAGGAGGGGAATGTACGTTGATATTTCAGATTGAGTTGATTGCCATTTTAGCTTAA
- a CDS encoding OsmC family protein: MDNEVIVSIGKTPYTTTVQYGKHQITVDEPEDVGGEDQGINPTPLLLSSLGSCKAITVKMYADRKNWPLEEVLVRLSYEVQTSEQQQTTYIQCFISFKGDLDEVQKQRLFKIAEKCPVHKILSNPIVITSNHL; this comes from the coding sequence ATGGACAATGAAGTAATTGTTTCAATAGGGAAAACACCCTATACAACTACCGTACAATACGGCAAGCATCAAATAACGGTTGATGAACCTGAAGATGTAGGCGGTGAAGATCAGGGCATAAACCCTACTCCACTATTACTATCCTCTTTAGGGAGCTGCAAAGCCATCACAGTCAAAATGTATGCTGACCGCAAAAACTGGCCCCTGGAAGAAGTGCTGGTGCGTTTATCTTATGAGGTACAAACAAGTGAACAGCAACAAACGACCTATATACAATGCTTTATTAGCTTTAAAGGAGATTTAGATGAGGTTCAAAAGCAGCGTTTGTTTAAAATAGCTGAAAAGTGTCCTGTTCATAAAATATTATCAAATCCTATTGTAATAACTTCAAATCATTTATAA
- the coaA gene encoding type I pantothenate kinase, with protein sequence MQLDPQIAIDSPFRSIKREDWKNLNGKVLYNFSVEDLENLHALNEPLTNQEIEEVYFPLSHLLEIHIDRFQSLHQRTNRFFGKEESKLPYIIGIAGSVAVGKSTTARVLQRVLSLLPSKPKVDLVTTDGFLYPNQQLIERGILNRKGFPESYDAKRLIHFLSAVKSGAPKIAVPVYSHLVYDVLPDEQQQVIEQPDILIVEGINVLQVNSQRPRKGHSVFVSDFFDYSIYVHASEKNLIEWYTNRFESLRATAFQNPASFFHKYANMTADESHTMAVNIWNEINKPNLLKNILPTRYRADLILEKGSHHFVKNVKVRKI encoded by the coding sequence ATGCAATTGGATCCGCAAATAGCAATAGACTCGCCTTTTAGATCGATCAAACGGGAAGATTGGAAAAATTTAAACGGGAAGGTATTGTACAATTTCAGTGTCGAAGACCTGGAAAATCTACATGCACTGAATGAACCTTTGACAAATCAGGAAATAGAAGAAGTCTACTTTCCCTTAAGTCATCTACTTGAGATTCATATTGATCGTTTCCAGAGCCTTCACCAGCGTACAAACCGGTTCTTTGGCAAAGAAGAGAGCAAACTGCCTTATATCATTGGTATAGCTGGGTCGGTCGCTGTCGGAAAAAGTACTACTGCCCGGGTTTTGCAGCGCGTCCTAAGTTTACTCCCATCCAAACCGAAGGTTGATTTGGTGACCACAGACGGTTTTCTATACCCCAACCAACAACTTATCGAACGCGGTATTCTAAACCGAAAAGGCTTTCCTGAAAGCTATGATGCCAAAAGATTGATTCATTTTCTTTCAGCAGTGAAATCAGGGGCTCCAAAAATTGCGGTACCAGTATACAGCCACTTGGTCTATGACGTCTTGCCAGACGAGCAGCAACAAGTGATTGAACAACCCGACATCCTAATTGTAGAAGGCATAAATGTATTACAAGTCAATTCCCAACGACCACGAAAGGGACATAGCGTATTCGTTTCCGACTTTTTTGATTATTCAATCTATGTACATGCCAGCGAGAAAAATCTTATTGAATGGTATACCAATCGATTTGAATCACTGCGTGCTACGGCATTTCAAAATCCGGCTTCATTTTTCCATAAATATGCAAATATGACAGCTGATGAAAGCCATACCATGGCTGTAAATATCTGGAACGAAATTAATAAGCCCAATCTACTTAAAAACATTTTGCCGACTAGATATCGCGCGGATCTCATTTTAGAAAAAGGAAGCCACCACTTTGTTAAAAATGTCAAAGTAAGAAAGATTTAA
- a CDS encoding mechanosensitive ion channel domain-containing protein has protein sequence MTKPISISFIVRIILLIALTASFVQFETFYMQREVIRNMAYGLNTFLTASVLISIGHFILVKLYNSRNQQQVVRGNFVLGITRVATVGNVFFIIVSLMIAVGINPKDFITSMTIVAMAIAVIFREYITNMISGLIIMFSDQFSVGDRIKIGEYQGKIVDITLANLVVRDEDDDAVMIPNNLVFTATLVNKTSQKSNKIVVKFELPIDRSFSVAELEQYLSPLFQKNPNLDHSQGFTIKVADMTKDYIKYKVEVSTISSSNKIHQQVQSNILNEILQFTRMQG, from the coding sequence ATGACAAAACCAATTTCAATTTCTTTTATTGTACGAATTATACTGCTGATTGCGTTAACGGCATCATTTGTTCAATTTGAAACCTTTTATATGCAGCGGGAGGTCATCCGGAATATGGCTTACGGCTTAAATACTTTTCTAACAGCTAGTGTCCTGATCTCAATCGGTCATTTTATCCTTGTAAAACTATACAACAGTCGAAATCAACAGCAGGTTGTCCGGGGTAATTTTGTGCTCGGAATTACACGTGTAGCTACAGTAGGTAATGTTTTTTTTATTATAGTTAGCCTAATGATAGCGGTTGGTATTAATCCAAAAGATTTTATCACCAGCATGACAATTGTCGCAATGGCAATTGCGGTAATTTTTAGAGAATATATCACGAATATGATATCCGGTTTAATTATTATGTTTTCGGATCAATTTTCCGTAGGAGATCGCATAAAAATAGGTGAATATCAGGGGAAAATTGTTGATATCACATTGGCCAATCTGGTTGTGCGCGATGAAGATGATGATGCTGTGATGATTCCCAATAATTTGGTGTTTACAGCGACGTTGGTCAATAAGACTTCTCAAAAGTCAAATAAAATTGTTGTAAAGTTTGAATTACCGATTGATCGCTCATTTTCAGTGGCGGAATTGGAACAGTATTTAAGTCCATTATTTCAGAAAAATCCAAATTTAGACCATTCCCAGGGCTTTACAATTAAGGTCGCCGATATGACTAAAGACTATATCAAGTATAAAGTTGAGGTTAGTACAATCTCGTCCAGCAACAAAATACATCAACAGGTCCAGAGCAACATATTAAATGAAATCCTCCAGTTTACAAGAATGCAGGGTTAA
- a CDS encoding lipopolysaccharide assembly protein LapB produces MNLKSLLLLAAIGTVSTSVSFAQTGNVKKAKSALAKFQELKDAGTVQLGISNLKSAKEAIDAAVVNDKTKDNAEAWTVYALVNANLSTIDKSSELAKLAEDGIARAKQLDTDGANKANITVAEQILGQYNFNLGAEAYQAQKYAESYSSFTKALTYLPGDTLVTYYSGVAALSNKDYKNAVERYKELIPRKDFSSHKTIMVDLPKLYLSMQDTTSALEYAKKAAEAYPDDNAAMTQNIELNLITGHEKETIDAITAQLAKDPNNKSLNYYLGIAQSSAKNEDAAVAAYKKALEIDPNFFEANTNLAITLMNKTREKLNVVNNNRKLTQAQYDAELNKIKAELKPVLPYLEKAVSLQPKNVDALTNLKNYYIFMQDEAKTAEINAKIKEVE; encoded by the coding sequence ATGAATTTAAAATCTCTATTATTATTAGCAGCAATAGGTACTGTATCTACCTCAGTTTCTTTTGCGCAGACGGGTAATGTTAAAAAGGCTAAGTCAGCCCTAGCGAAATTCCAAGAATTGAAAGACGCTGGTACAGTTCAATTGGGTATCTCCAATTTGAAATCGGCGAAAGAAGCTATTGACGCAGCTGTTGTCAATGACAAAACAAAAGATAATGCTGAAGCATGGACGGTATACGCATTGGTGAATGCAAATCTATCAACAATAGATAAGTCATCTGAATTAGCGAAATTAGCTGAGGACGGAATTGCCAGAGCAAAACAGCTCGATACAGATGGTGCAAATAAAGCGAATATTACTGTTGCAGAACAAATTCTAGGACAATATAACTTCAATTTGGGTGCAGAAGCCTATCAAGCACAAAAATATGCTGAGTCTTACAGCTCCTTTACAAAAGCATTGACATACCTTCCTGGAGATACATTAGTTACTTATTACAGTGGCGTTGCAGCACTATCAAACAAAGATTATAAGAATGCTGTGGAACGTTATAAAGAACTAATTCCAAGAAAAGATTTCTCTTCGCATAAAACGATTATGGTCGATTTACCCAAATTGTACCTCTCTATGCAAGATACGACTTCAGCACTTGAATATGCAAAAAAAGCAGCTGAAGCTTATCCAGATGACAATGCAGCAATGACTCAAAACATCGAATTGAATTTGATTACAGGTCACGAAAAAGAAACAATTGATGCCATTACTGCACAATTAGCAAAAGATCCAAACAATAAAAGCTTAAATTATTACTTAGGTATTGCCCAATCTTCAGCGAAAAATGAGGATGCAGCAGTTGCAGCATACAAAAAGGCTTTGGAAATCGACCCTAACTTTTTTGAAGCAAATACAAATTTGGCGATCACGTTGATGAACAAAACACGTGAAAAATTAAATGTTGTTAATAATAACAGAAAATTGACGCAGGCACAATATGATGCAGAATTAAATAAGATTAAAGCAGAATTAAAGCCAGTGCTTCCGTACTTAGAGAAAGCAGTTTCTTTGCAGCCCAAAAATGTAGATGCTTTAACGAATTTAAAGAATTACTATATTTTTATGCAAGACGAAGCTAAAACTGCCGAAATCAATGCTAAGATCAAAGAAGTAGAATAA